In Styela clava chromosome 10, kaStyClav1.hap1.2, whole genome shotgun sequence, the sequence GTCGCATAGAATTCAAGGGCTACATTTCTATTTCAAGCTAGAGTGAACAATTCCAACTTTTCGACAATTTCTTTTATACCACTGGAcgttttttcaataatattgacTTGGCGGGTGATCGAAAAAACATGGCAGGCCACTTTGTGATTCGGGGACCAATGATCCGCGTCCTTGCCTTACTGATTTTCCCGTTGTACAAAATTCTTCTTGCTTAGGATCAGtatatatgtttgtttattCGCCCAATAAagttaagatatatatatatatatagatacacTGACAATTATATATGTTGGAAACGGATGTATGCACAATGCTTTATTGGTCAAAAACGAAAATGTGCGGCTCCCACACATTGtgataaccaaaaaaataaaatacctaaTTCACTGTCTCTCGTGATGACAGTTAGACCACATGGCGAAGTGTTGCCAATAGTGGGTAACAATGGTGAAGTCTAGATACTTATTTTCTATGTAGTGTTTTCTGTATACATGCATTTAAGTGATTTTAATTGACAGTTTTTATAGTTGAAACAAGGAGTTTCAAATTTACACGAGAATAACAGCTGCAGGATCAATCAAATCATTATCCATACGAAGGCATACATTTTTTAAGGTCATTACTGAAGATTCAAGTCCATTTTCATTAAGAACTTCTGAGATTAATCGAAGTTGATTAGAAGTAATCTGAGGAGTTCTTGCTTTCACATAACCATTCCAACCTGCAAAATAAATCCCTATTGAGATTCAGTATTACGGGACTGAAACAAACGTCGAGCCTAAAAATACTACTCAAAATTTGAGAAACCGTTTGTTTGAAGTAATAAGACAAAATACTATTTACCTGCGTGGGATTTGAATATCacaatgaagaaattatcaTAGTCGGTTAAAAAGAGAGTATCGTATGAAGAGAAATCCACGGATTCTGCATATAAATAATTAATGACATGTTAGCAAAGAAGACCGATCATAAATTTAACATGTCCATGAGGATTTCTTTTGCATGATTGTAACTCCATCTGCATTAGTGAAAGCATTCGAGTTATATATAAGCTTTTCTATAATATTATTTGGTTGTCATTATTTGTCATGCTGTTTGTGGCACTTCATCTAATCATGAGACCTGAAACGAAAAGTCAATAAATCgttgaaaaaaaacaatgatataGAGAGTTAGCAAACCTTGGCGAATCGTGCTTTGCTTTTTCTCAGAACCtacaaaattatttaacattTCGGCTAGACCATTCTCTGCAAAATATaagaaaacattttaatttttgtgtcaAAATAAATACAGTAGGAGAGACTGAATTCGTCTTTATGCAATAACTCTACAGGATCCAAGCACAATAATTGAAGCAATTTGCTCATATtgacatatcgtcacgctaataaccgaattgcgtaagtcatttttggcgattttgagttttttataaaataggtatttatgtaatgctgcgcacctgtctgttacctcagattttattttaagaattctgaaacccataaaaatggagatttagtatgacatgcacatttgtgcaattgtttcgtcataatgaattatcattgttaccgcagtactattgtgacgtcacaagggcaaaataacctcggctaagtatttttgagtttttgcatCTTGGATTCTGGCTTAGTGCGTATtagtttgaatttatactacagtataggaagacgtgcacttgtgatatttactgtccgagtccaattcaccttggttggcttttatattgggtgcattgctgttttattctttatatttaatcttagtctcatttcggtgggtgtgcagaacttgttatattgatgaaatatatatttttaaacataaaaaataatgtaattgaaactgattagctattttggggattagacattgtagataatgagaattacattcgtttttgaaatgtttagttttcaggactgctgcatatagtaaagttgcaaaattgcgtatgtccccaagtcatagacacatttctgcgtaagtcacagtgtgccattatgacgtcacttagctgcgtcatacaaattaacttaaatccggctacgatcaaaaaattgaaccatggtaAATTATTGACTcccaatggcataacaatatcattaggaagttttttacgtttttctcaaaactgctaaaaatgacttacgcaattcggttattagcgtgacgatatatttaATCAAACTTTAATTCATGAACACAGTTTATAAATGAGATAATAACAGGTGTGAGaattaaatgtaataataattttatttgtgtgtCAGGAGTCGCGAAACATCACAAAAATTCTTTAAGCTGTGACAACTGGTTGCATTGTATGGTTGACTGATATATTGAAAAGAATTGAATGGATATAAGGTTTTAATCTATGTATTAGTAGCCCTATGCTAGTAGACATTGTTTCTTGCACGAACATTGAGTACAACGTACCAAAAAAGCGAAGGCggattttttgttataaaaaatagATCCGCATCCGCGAAGACTTTTCGAATTTTCATCCGAAAGTGagacataaaattatatatcgtCAAATAAATGTTGTAAACACGGCGTATATTAAGTCAAAATCAAAGCTTTCACTGCGAGATGGACGGTTTACTTACGTTTAAAGTGGTAAATTCCTCTCTTCCGACCTCGAATTATCTTCATCTGATGGATTGTACTTTCAATGCTGCAGATCAAAAAATGATATTCTATATGCTTTTCTACTTTCCCCAATTATACGAATTTTAAAGATGTTATACTTGGAACGGACCACTGATCCGACCAAGCGATCACTGGACTTCCTCAATATTTATGACTTAATATTGAGTTAGTGATTGTTATCGCAAATTCAATTGAAAATCCTACAAAAATCCAGTGATATTATCGAGCCGCAGAATAACTTCAATTTGCTTTTTAGAGATTTCGTAAGAATCGTTGCGTGATAATGaagtaaattatttaatattatatatccTTGAACTTCTATGTGTGtatgattgattgattgcaCCAGTAATCTAGAACGTCACCATCAAGTGAGCGATTAACAATTTCGCGCAACAGATACAAGTCTTTTTTTAATGCCAAGAAGGTCATTTGGTCATATTCCAATGAGCATAAAACTTCTGTAAAAACGTCCCAGATTTCTTAAACTTTTGGGGTATTATCATACACAAACATAAGTTGAAgcgcaaaaaaaatgaaatatttttttacattttcatgaAAGTAAT encodes:
- the LOC120337354 gene encoding uncharacterized protein LOC120337354 yields the protein MLAEKILGCIFVSMFSTSKFNQLSLVSLLLLVALTNASCTSSSISPGIPDIDWEKVQSKAPWYDVIDIPRPQEPVGCWKFNNFTDEGDIVVITAESFSNGSIESTIHQMKIIRGRKRGIYHFKQNGLAEMLNNFVGSEKKQSTIRQESVDFSSYDTLFLTDYDNFFIVIFKSHAGWNGYVKARTPQITSNQLRLISEVLNENGLESSVMTLKNVCLRMDNDLIDPAAVILV